A window of Anaeromusa acidaminophila DSM 3853 contains these coding sequences:
- a CDS encoding PAS domain-containing protein — protein MELEKIKTCILNSIPYPILFVNCDHIIMYMNDAAQYHYHKERGYENLLGKSLFACHNEKSKQKILEAFDKIKNHGNEVFIGVGIKNQRIYMNPVRDEQGELIGYFERYELNLEK, from the coding sequence ATGGAACTTGAAAAAATTAAGACCTGTATTTTAAACAGCATCCCTTATCCGATTTTATTTGTTAATTGCGACCATATCATAATGTATATGAATGATGCCGCCCAATATCATTATCATAAAGAACGAGGCTATGAAAATCTGCTGGGCAAGTCGTTATTTGCTTGTCACAATGAAAAGTCAAAACAAAAAATATTAGAAGCCTTTGATAAGATTAAAAACCATGGAAATGAAGTTTTCATTGGCGTAGGCATAAAAAACCAGAGGATCTATATGAATCCGGTGCGTGATGAGCAAGGCGAGTTAATCGGTTATTTTGAACGATATGAGCTGAATCTGGAAAAATAA
- a CDS encoding diguanylate cyclase, whose translation MSEEAGKELDLNATLAELVSAIIRPGITFAEMYQIVLQKSQALTESQHGFVSSIDPKTNAHVSDTLTEMRKDVCSVSSALYSLPEGPHHFYHGLWGHSLNTREAYFTNHPGEHPAARGLPEGHVPLINFLSAPVMFAGELLGQIALANSSRDYTQEDLEVISKIGKVYAIVLHNKQQENELRNSEERFRLMIDGAPFPIVVCGLEEYSILYSNQLAASFFNISQEEAMLLKITDFYVVQKERLKMFAELRKQGRVLGRELQLKNRKGQIFWVIVSAVKMEWFGKPVVMVAINDISARKKMEEELQRLATTDTLTGILNRRQFFILAEQEVERSRRYGRTLALLLYDIDHFKQVNDTFGHQAGDVVLRELAKLVHEQLRRNDIEGRVGGEEFAVLLPETTISEAVVLAERIRGIIENFAINIGETSLHITASFGVTAVKETDVALDSIYKRADSALYEAKNAGRNRVGRK comes from the coding sequence ATGAGTGAGGAAGCCGGTAAGGAACTCGATTTGAATGCGACACTGGCGGAATTAGTATCGGCTATTATTCGGCCGGGAATTACTTTTGCTGAAATGTACCAAATCGTCTTGCAAAAATCACAGGCCCTGACTGAAAGTCAGCATGGCTTTGTTTCTTCTATTGATCCTAAAACGAATGCCCATGTTAGTGATACATTGACAGAAATGCGTAAGGATGTTTGTTCCGTGAGCTCCGCGTTATATTCGCTTCCGGAGGGGCCGCATCATTTTTACCATGGTCTATGGGGGCATTCCTTGAATACGCGAGAAGCCTATTTTACGAACCATCCTGGGGAGCATCCGGCAGCGAGAGGCTTGCCGGAAGGACATGTGCCGTTGATAAATTTTTTATCGGCGCCTGTTATGTTTGCAGGGGAATTATTGGGGCAAATTGCTTTAGCGAATTCTTCACGAGATTATACGCAAGAAGACCTTGAAGTCATTTCAAAGATAGGTAAAGTATATGCCATAGTGCTCCATAACAAGCAGCAGGAAAATGAACTGCGCAATAGCGAAGAGCGTTTTCGCCTGATGATCGACGGCGCGCCCTTTCCGATTGTTGTCTGTGGGTTGGAGGAATATTCGATTCTCTATAGCAATCAGTTGGCTGCAAGTTTTTTTAACATATCGCAAGAAGAGGCGATGCTTTTAAAAATCACTGATTTTTATGTGGTGCAGAAGGAACGTTTAAAAATGTTTGCTGAATTGCGGAAGCAAGGAAGGGTATTAGGGCGGGAACTGCAGCTCAAGAACCGTAAGGGTCAAATTTTTTGGGTCATTGTATCGGCGGTAAAAATGGAGTGGTTTGGCAAGCCGGTGGTCATGGTAGCGATTAATGATATTAGCGCTCGCAAAAAGATGGAAGAAGAATTACAGCGTTTAGCAACGACCGATACATTGACAGGCATTTTGAATCGACGGCAGTTTTTCATTTTAGCCGAGCAGGAAGTAGAGCGTTCACGCCGCTATGGCAGAACCTTGGCCTTGCTTTTATATGATATTGATCATTTTAAGCAAGTAAACGATACTTTTGGGCATCAGGCAGGCGATGTTGTTTTGCGAGAACTTGCCAAACTTGTGCATGAGCAGTTGCGAAGAAATGACATTGAAGGGCGCGTGGGGGGAGAAGAATTTGCTGTTTTATTGCCGGAAACAACAATTTCTGAGGCTGTAGTGTTGGCAGAACGCATCCGGGGAATTATTGAGAACTTTGCTATTAACATAGGAGAAACGTCTTTGCATATAACCGCAAGCTTTGGCGTGACTGCTGTTAAAGAGACCGATGTAGCCTTAGATTCGATTTATAAAAGAGCGGATAGCGCCTTGTATGAGGCAAAAAATGCCGGACGGAATCGCGTCGGCAGAAAGTGA
- a CDS encoding putative DNA modification/repair radical SAM protein gives MDVFEKLKILTDAAKYDVACTSSGVNKRAQAGQIGSAAAAGICHSFSADGRCISLLKVLQTNVCIYDCQYCVNRCSNDTPRTFFTPRELAELTINFYRRNYIEGLFVSSGVIKNPDYTCEQLIATLRILREEYRFHGYIHAKAIPGADHRLTDQLGLLADRMSINIELPSQRSLELLAPNKSKQAILAPMKHIKERILENTTDIVKYRHAPKFAPAGQSTQMIVGATPDTDRQILNLTEGLYKSYRLKRVFFSAYMPVNETALLPALDTKPPLWREHRLYQADWLLRFYNFTAQELLDEDNPNFNPFLDPKCQWALQHPECFPVDVNRASYKELLRVPGIGVISAKRIVASRRTVVLRLEGLKKLGVVLKRAQYFITCGGVGAAELRAKRSQVVQALLTDSEGRSVRRETALGEQQLSLFAAPEERGEREARGEAFLSCMRALS, from the coding sequence GTGGACGTGTTCGAAAAGCTGAAAATCTTAACCGATGCAGCTAAATATGATGTTGCCTGCACGTCCAGCGGCGTGAATAAGCGAGCGCAAGCCGGGCAAATAGGGAGCGCTGCCGCCGCTGGCATCTGTCATAGTTTTTCCGCAGACGGGCGCTGTATTTCTCTTTTGAAAGTGCTGCAGACCAATGTGTGTATCTATGACTGCCAATATTGCGTCAATCGCTGTTCGAACGATACGCCGCGTACTTTTTTTACGCCGCGGGAACTTGCGGAATTGACGATTAACTTTTACCGGCGCAATTATATTGAAGGCTTATTTGTCAGCTCCGGCGTCATCAAAAACCCGGACTATACTTGCGAACAGTTAATTGCAACGCTGCGCATTTTGAGGGAGGAATATCGTTTTCATGGGTACATCCATGCCAAAGCTATTCCGGGCGCCGATCATCGTTTGACCGATCAATTGGGATTGTTGGCGGATCGAATGAGCATCAATATAGAACTGCCATCGCAGCGGAGTCTGGAACTGTTAGCTCCCAATAAGTCAAAACAGGCGATTTTAGCGCCTATGAAGCATATTAAAGAACGAATTCTGGAAAATACCACTGACATTGTCAAATATCGTCATGCTCCTAAGTTTGCTCCGGCAGGGCAGAGTACGCAGATGATTGTGGGAGCGACGCCGGATACGGATCGGCAGATTCTTAATTTGACAGAAGGTCTGTACAAGTCCTATCGGCTGAAGCGCGTATTTTTTTCCGCCTATATGCCGGTAAATGAGACGGCGTTGCTGCCAGCGTTAGATACGAAACCGCCGTTATGGCGGGAGCACCGGTTGTATCAGGCGGATTGGCTTTTGCGGTTTTACAATTTTACGGCGCAAGAACTCTTGGATGAGGACAATCCTAATTTCAATCCTTTTTTGGACCCCAAATGCCAATGGGCGCTGCAGCATCCGGAATGTTTTCCGGTAGATGTTAACCGGGCTAGCTACAAAGAACTTTTGCGGGTGCCGGGCATTGGCGTGATTAGCGCGAAACGGATTGTGGCGTCGCGACGAACCGTGGTTTTGCGTCTTGAAGGGCTTAAAAAGCTTGGGGTAGTGTTAAAACGCGCGCAGTATTTTATTACTTGCGGCGGTGTAGGCGCTGCCGAATTGCGAGCTAAGCGTTCACAAGTCGTGCAAGCGCTGTTGACCGATTCGGAAGGAAGAAGCGTGCGGCGAGAAACGGCTTTAGGGGAACAACAACTGTCATTGTTTGCTGCACCGGAAGAACGCGGCGAAAGAGAGGCTAGAGGGGAGGCGTTTTTGTCATGTATGCGCGCCCTGAGCTGA
- a CDS encoding LysR family transcriptional regulator — protein sequence MDIQLFQTFLTVAKLGNMTQAASRLNFTQPAVTGQIRALEQHFGVLLFERVGKKLFITAAGRELISYAEKLMSAYAEAEQALSLHPSQINLGISAAMINHLMLPFLKKFQQQSPQCSVSLELCANASEVEEGILENRFDLGFIQNENTSPSLTGFKLSEEELVWVIHPKLLEEHQHSSRLADYPLLSYRAGGLFYQLYEKTLGQKGVKATIEYSESEAMKNAILQGLGCGAMPLLLVRELLESGTLLEFANVPRSTFSIWTAFHKNKKQSRAVASLLSLLQDGAKTSTS from the coding sequence ATGGACATTCAGCTTTTCCAGACCTTTTTGACGGTCGCTAAATTGGGCAACATGACCCAAGCAGCATCCCGTCTAAATTTTACCCAGCCCGCGGTCACCGGACAAATCCGCGCCTTGGAGCAGCATTTTGGGGTTCTCCTCTTCGAGCGAGTTGGCAAAAAGCTTTTTATCACAGCGGCAGGTCGCGAACTCATTTCCTATGCTGAAAAGCTGATGAGCGCCTATGCCGAAGCAGAACAAGCCTTGAGCCTTCATCCCAGCCAGATCAATCTGGGCATTTCCGCTGCTATGATCAACCACTTAATGCTGCCCTTTCTTAAGAAATTTCAGCAACAATCTCCCCAATGCTCCGTATCGTTGGAGCTTTGCGCTAATGCGTCAGAAGTAGAAGAAGGAATCCTTGAAAATCGCTTCGATTTAGGTTTCATTCAAAACGAAAACACATCCCCCTCGTTAACCGGCTTCAAGTTGTCTGAAGAAGAGCTGGTTTGGGTCATACACCCCAAGCTGCTGGAAGAACATCAGCACAGCTCTCGTCTTGCCGATTATCCATTGCTTTCCTATCGCGCCGGAGGGCTGTTTTATCAGCTCTATGAAAAAACATTGGGACAAAAAGGAGTCAAAGCCACCATCGAATATAGTGAATCAGAAGCCATGAAAAATGCCATTCTTCAAGGTCTTGGCTGCGGCGCCATGCCCTTGCTTTTGGTACGAGAGCTGCTGGAGTCTGGCACGCTTCTGGAATTTGCCAATGTGCCCCGCTCTACCTTCAGTATCTGGACCGCCTTCCATAAAAACAAAAAGCAGTCCCGCGCGGTTGCGAGCCTGCTCTCACTTCTCCAAGACGGTGCAAAAACTTCCACGTCTTAG
- the preA gene encoding NAD-dependent dihydropyrimidine dehydrogenase subunit PreA, translated as MNQSLQVQFCGIQLENPCLLSSASPTQSKEGIAKAFKLGWAGAVTKTCIPDELITPDAPNRFAVLRNKDREIMGFENLEGMTQKPVAYWEQAIHELKKEFPSKVVVASMMADANLEAWRNLARRLEHAGADAVELNLSCPHFRLADQMGAAVGKDEEKAAAIVACVKKEVKIPVLAKLTPNVSSIQDVAAAVVKAGADGIVAINTVQALLGVDIDTLEPLPAVNGYSAFGGYSGISVKPISLRCVAQIAQIADVPIHGVGGITAWHDVIEYMAVGASCVQVCTAVMLNGYSIITPLLRGLEEYVQKKGLHSLQEIIGAAIPKLIAREQLNMNWDVRSTVVAPEDCVQCAKCMVACQESGKAAINFVDQKVTVDLQRCDGCSLCTHVCPCGVLALR; from the coding sequence ATGAATCAGAGCTTGCAAGTGCAATTTTGCGGAATACAGCTAGAAAATCCTTGTTTGCTTTCTTCGGCTTCGCCAACGCAAAGCAAAGAAGGAATTGCGAAAGCGTTTAAGCTGGGATGGGCCGGGGCGGTAACCAAAACTTGTATTCCTGATGAGCTAATCACGCCTGATGCTCCGAATCGATTTGCAGTATTGCGGAACAAGGATCGAGAGATTATGGGGTTTGAAAACCTCGAAGGTATGACGCAAAAACCGGTAGCGTATTGGGAACAGGCTATACATGAGCTGAAGAAAGAGTTTCCTTCTAAAGTGGTTGTTGCCAGTATGATGGCGGACGCCAATCTAGAAGCATGGCGAAATCTTGCGCGGCGCCTGGAACATGCGGGGGCGGACGCGGTGGAGTTAAATCTGTCTTGTCCTCATTTTCGCTTAGCGGACCAGATGGGGGCGGCTGTGGGCAAGGACGAAGAAAAGGCAGCTGCCATCGTCGCTTGTGTAAAAAAAGAGGTAAAAATTCCTGTTTTAGCTAAATTGACGCCGAATGTCAGCAGTATTCAGGATGTGGCAGCGGCGGTGGTCAAGGCAGGAGCCGACGGTATAGTGGCAATTAATACCGTGCAAGCGCTTTTAGGCGTAGATATTGATACCTTGGAACCATTGCCGGCAGTTAATGGGTATAGTGCATTTGGGGGTTATTCAGGTATTTCGGTTAAACCCATTAGCTTACGATGTGTGGCGCAAATCGCGCAGATCGCTGATGTTCCGATTCATGGCGTAGGAGGAATTACAGCTTGGCATGATGTCATAGAGTATATGGCTGTAGGAGCTAGCTGCGTCCAGGTTTGTACAGCGGTAATGTTGAATGGGTATTCTATTATCACGCCGTTATTACGCGGTTTGGAAGAATATGTGCAAAAAAAAGGCCTGCATAGTTTGCAGGAAATTATCGGGGCGGCAATACCGAAATTAATTGCGCGCGAGCAATTAAATATGAATTGGGACGTGCGCTCAACAGTGGTTGCTCCGGAAGATTGCGTGCAGTGCGCGAAATGTATGGTGGCTTGTCAGGAGAGCGGCAAGGCGGCGATTAACTTTGTTGATCAAAAAGTGACCGTTGATCTGCAGCGTTGCGATGGTTGTTCTCTCTGCACTCATGTGTGTCCTTGCGGTGTGTTGGCGTTGCGGTAG
- the fosX gene encoding FosX/FosE/FosI family fosfomycin resistance hydrolase, translated as MIEGISHITFIVKDLKLATTFFKEIFDAEEVYASGDATFSVSKEKFFMVGNQWIAVMEGESLPTRTYNHVAFKISEADFETYQERIRKLGLDFKPPRPRVDGEGRSLYFYDFDNHLFELHTGTLSQRLDRYNQ; from the coding sequence ATGATTGAAGGCATCAGCCATATCACGTTCATCGTTAAAGACCTGAAGCTTGCCACTACCTTTTTCAAAGAAATCTTTGACGCCGAAGAAGTTTACGCTAGCGGAGACGCCACCTTTTCCGTATCAAAAGAAAAATTCTTCATGGTTGGAAACCAATGGATCGCCGTTATGGAGGGGGAATCCCTCCCCACTCGCACTTACAACCATGTCGCTTTTAAAATATCAGAAGCTGATTTCGAGACCTATCAAGAGCGCATTCGCAAGCTGGGACTTGATTTCAAACCGCCGCGTCCGCGCGTGGACGGCGAAGGACGTTCCTTATATTTTTATGACTTCGACAATCATTTGTTTGAGCTGCATACTGGAACACTTTCGCAACGCTTGGATCGATATAACCAATAA
- a CDS encoding TIGR03915 family putative DNA repair protein: MYARPELIYRYDGTLDGLLCCVFESYAQKELPGDIVIQGEAVETLLFEGKAIPTDLEKARRVRVSIPQKISPEAWEFVQKAFLTCLPRKEVHLLLFLRLGYRHGAEIMQMLANDTVHTLFKAVRHLERESHLFKGFIRFVAGNGVLTAQIEPKNFVLPLLAEHFCQRFPEERFLIHDQSHGVALAYQPYQYRICPVEELELPAPDAEEQNYQELWQLFYKSIEIKARHNPLCRRTQMPQRYWKNMTEMVEELAKLPGSGKAAKQLFQEPLHRLT, translated from the coding sequence ATGTATGCGCGCCCTGAGCTGATCTATCGGTATGACGGTACACTAGACGGGTTGCTTTGTTGCGTATTTGAAAGCTACGCTCAAAAAGAATTGCCAGGGGATATTGTGATACAGGGAGAAGCGGTAGAAACGCTGCTTTTTGAAGGAAAAGCCATTCCAACGGATCTGGAAAAGGCGCGGCGGGTTCGTGTATCGATCCCGCAGAAAATTTCTCCAGAAGCTTGGGAGTTTGTACAAAAAGCGTTTCTTACCTGTTTGCCTCGCAAGGAAGTTCATTTGCTGCTTTTTTTACGATTGGGATATCGGCATGGCGCAGAAATAATGCAGATGCTGGCGAATGATACAGTCCATACGCTGTTCAAAGCCGTGCGCCATTTAGAGCGCGAAAGCCATCTGTTTAAAGGGTTTATTCGCTTTGTGGCTGGTAATGGCGTACTAACCGCCCAAATTGAGCCGAAGAATTTTGTTTTGCCGTTGCTGGCGGAACACTTTTGCCAGCGTTTCCCAGAAGAGCGTTTTCTGATTCATGATCAAAGCCATGGTGTGGCGCTGGCATACCAGCCATATCAGTATCGGATTTGTCCGGTAGAAGAATTGGAGCTCCCGGCTCCGGATGCAGAAGAACAAAATTATCAAGAGTTATGGCAACTGTTTTATAAAAGCATTGAAATCAAGGCGCGTCATAATCCACTTTGCCGTAGGACGCAAATGCCGCAACGATATTGGAAAAACATGACGGAAATGGTTGAGGAGCTTGCTAAATTGCCGGGAAGCGGCAAGGCTGCAAAGCAACTTTTTCAAGAACCTCTTCACCGTTTAACATGA
- a CDS encoding NAD(P)-dependent oxidoreductase — MKVLIVGNFSETSKTTVTNHFPENWDVVIVPPGEYVLQHIKDCQVLIPEHIKVDHSLLSAAPHLKLVQTGAGYDNVDVDACTKLGIWAANAAGVNAQAVAEHVLASLLSYYKNIPFLDAFMKNKLDESQLNYTGSELAGKTIGIVGLGAIGKKVASFCKSLDMNVLACVRNPAVTSDDLVKITDFDTLISTADIISVHVPLTQQTRHLFNKTVFQQMKQTALFINTARGGIVKESDLIDALKNRDILGACLDVFESEPLPMSSELRTLDNVILTPHTAGLPDGRKFHKKRYDFFIRNINRVANGEEPESKLNQLVACDTDKTNESEELP, encoded by the coding sequence ATGAAAGTTCTCATCGTTGGAAATTTTAGCGAAACCTCAAAAACAACCGTTACAAATCACTTTCCCGAAAACTGGGACGTTGTGATTGTCCCGCCAGGAGAATACGTACTGCAGCACATAAAAGACTGCCAGGTACTCATACCGGAGCATATCAAAGTAGACCACAGTCTGCTTTCTGCCGCTCCCCATTTGAAACTGGTACAAACCGGCGCTGGCTATGACAATGTAGATGTTGACGCCTGCACAAAGCTTGGCATTTGGGCCGCCAACGCCGCTGGCGTAAACGCGCAGGCCGTAGCAGAACATGTCCTGGCGTCGCTATTGTCTTACTATAAAAACATACCGTTTCTTGACGCCTTCATGAAGAACAAACTGGATGAAAGTCAACTGAACTATACCGGAAGCGAACTAGCTGGCAAAACGATAGGAATTGTCGGCTTGGGCGCCATCGGCAAAAAAGTGGCCTCATTTTGCAAATCCTTGGATATGAACGTGCTGGCTTGTGTTAGAAATCCAGCTGTAACCTCTGATGACTTGGTAAAAATAACGGATTTTGATACCCTCATCAGCACAGCGGATATCATAAGCGTGCATGTACCTCTAACACAGCAAACCAGACACTTATTTAACAAGACCGTCTTCCAGCAAATGAAGCAAACCGCTCTTTTTATCAATACTGCCCGCGGGGGAATCGTCAAAGAAAGCGACCTAATCGACGCATTAAAAAATCGAGACATACTGGGCGCATGCCTCGATGTGTTTGAATCGGAGCCGCTCCCAATGTCCAGCGAACTTCGAACTTTGGATAATGTGATTCTTACGCCCCACACGGCAGGCTTACCCGATGGCCGCAAATTTCACAAGAAACGCTATGACTTCTTTATCCGCAATATAAACCGCGTAGCCAACGGCGAAGAGCCGGAAAGCAAGCTCAATCAGCTCGTAGCCTGCGATACAGACAAAACAAATGAATCGGAGGAACTCCCATGA
- a CDS encoding MFS transporter: MENMGAAMGEKPTKQRVILVLILLVTLLIAYLDRVNVSVLLADNTFLSDMGIKGQPVQMGLLMTLFLIAYGISNVFLSPIGDYLGPRKAMCLSILLWCLSLFIGGIAATFTIMLAARVILGIGEGMHWPMQSKYVKNWFPPHERGKANAVWVVGLMAGPALAMPFLTWAIQSFGWRTSFFILVGFGLLPLILLWFYTTDHPHQHKGANQAERDLIEEGQKAEKELEAQAGHSTLWDNMKAFIFNYRFWLVTLYYFCLASIFWGTMAWLPSYLKVARGFSWAAMGAWSSLPYVLGIVSVLASGYISDKIGRRAPLCFVSMLGAAAGIYFGAYAPDNTTAALLISIGIASIGLGIAPAWAMVQHIVPGKAIGAGAGMMNGVSNGGSAFSPVLIGFFISASGSYVGGLMFLVGLGMLAACCAAVLAYQKY; the protein is encoded by the coding sequence ATGGAAAACATGGGTGCTGCAATGGGCGAAAAGCCCACAAAACAGCGGGTTATTCTTGTCTTGATTTTGTTAGTTACCCTATTGATTGCCTATCTAGACCGAGTCAATGTTTCCGTACTGTTGGCGGATAATACGTTTCTTAGCGACATGGGCATCAAAGGACAGCCTGTGCAGATGGGCTTGCTTATGACCTTATTTTTAATTGCTTATGGTATTTCCAATGTTTTTCTCAGCCCCATTGGAGACTACTTGGGACCTCGAAAAGCTATGTGCTTATCCATCTTGTTGTGGTGCTTGTCATTGTTCATTGGCGGCATTGCGGCAACCTTCACCATTATGCTGGCAGCTCGGGTTATTCTTGGTATCGGTGAAGGCATGCATTGGCCCATGCAGAGCAAGTACGTCAAAAACTGGTTTCCTCCCCATGAAAGGGGCAAGGCGAACGCTGTGTGGGTTGTCGGGTTGATGGCTGGACCGGCGTTGGCTATGCCATTTTTGACCTGGGCTATTCAGTCGTTTGGCTGGCGTACGAGCTTCTTCATCCTTGTTGGCTTTGGTTTGCTGCCATTGATCCTGCTGTGGTTTTATACGACTGATCATCCGCATCAGCATAAAGGTGCTAACCAGGCGGAGCGCGATTTGATTGAAGAAGGCCAAAAGGCTGAAAAAGAGCTAGAGGCGCAAGCCGGGCATAGTACGTTATGGGATAATATGAAAGCTTTTATATTCAATTATCGCTTTTGGCTGGTTACGTTGTATTATTTTTGCTTGGCTTCGATTTTTTGGGGAACCATGGCGTGGCTGCCTTCGTATCTCAAAGTGGCGCGTGGCTTTTCTTGGGCGGCTATGGGCGCTTGGTCGTCGCTTCCTTATGTTCTCGGCATTGTCAGTGTTTTGGCGTCGGGCTATATTTCAGACAAAATTGGTCGGCGTGCGCCTCTGTGCTTTGTATCCATGCTTGGCGCGGCGGCAGGTATCTATTTCGGCGCCTATGCACCGGATAACACAACCGCTGCATTGTTGATTTCCATAGGAATTGCTTCCATTGGTCTGGGGATTGCCCCGGCTTGGGCGATGGTGCAGCATATTGTACCCGGCAAGGCTATCGGAGCTGGCGCTGGTATGATGAATGGCGTTTCTAACGGCGGCTCGGCTTTTTCGCCGGTTCTTATCGGTTTCTTTATTAGCGCTTCCGGCAGCTATGTTGGCGGGTTGATGTTCTTGGTCGGCTTAGGAATGCTGGCAGCTTGTTGTGCAGCTGTATTGGCATACCAAAAATATTAA
- a CDS encoding sulfite exporter TauE/SafE family protein gives MTAIYLCLTVIFASTVQAVSGFGFNIVGAPLLMLFIAPKQVISLTIFGALILNLMVIHKTRGQGDFYLILPMFAASIVGVLPGVYFLNLVDGAMLKVVVGTIVILMSIALAANFSVQIRRQRIASIIAGGIGGFMGGATSMSGPVVAMFLMNQKQDKVAFRANLVRFFCLNNIVILGTMYVMGVMDVEVLPLISYIVPGVLIGTWLGEKAFHRVSPAAFRQVVIMVLISCGLMSVGPEVVKHFL, from the coding sequence ATGACAGCGATTTATTTATGTTTGACCGTAATCTTTGCTTCGACGGTGCAAGCGGTTAGCGGCTTTGGTTTTAATATCGTTGGCGCGCCTCTTTTGATGCTGTTTATTGCCCCTAAGCAGGTGATTAGTTTAACGATTTTCGGCGCTCTGATCTTAAATCTTATGGTCATTCATAAGACGCGAGGGCAGGGAGATTTCTATTTGATTTTACCTATGTTTGCTGCTAGCATTGTGGGGGTTCTTCCAGGCGTGTATTTCCTGAATCTGGTTGATGGAGCAATGCTTAAAGTAGTGGTGGGAACCATCGTAATCCTCATGTCGATTGCACTGGCTGCTAATTTTTCAGTGCAGATTCGGCGTCAACGCATTGCTTCTATTATCGCCGGGGGTATCGGCGGTTTTATGGGCGGGGCGACAAGTATGAGCGGGCCGGTAGTGGCGATGTTTCTCATGAATCAAAAGCAGGATAAGGTTGCATTTCGAGCCAATTTGGTGCGCTTCTTTTGCTTGAATAATATTGTTATCTTGGGAACCATGTATGTCATGGGGGTTATGGATGTAGAGGTATTACCGTTGATTAGTTATATTGTTCCAGGCGTTCTTATTGGTACCTGGCTGGGGGAAAAGGCGTTTCATCGCGTTTCTCCCGCCGCTTTTCGGCAAGTGGTTATTATGGTGCTCATTAGCTGCGGTTTGATGAGCGTGGGGCCGGAGGTAGTTAAGCATTTTCTTTAA